In the genome of Myroides phaeus, one region contains:
- a CDS encoding DEAD/DEAH box helicase: MNTFEQFNLPKALDKALNELNFKSPTPIQAKSFPVILSGRDMMGIAQTGTGKTFAYLLPILKQWKFAKFETPRVVIIVPTRELVVQVVEETEKLTKYMSVRTLGVYGGTNINTQRKAVYEGVDILVGTPGRMMDLALDGVLRFDNLQKLVIDEFDEILNLGFRTQLTSILAMMKNKKQNILFSATMTEEVDEILDDYFEFPEEVSLAASGTPLEKIDQQVYVVPNFTTKMNLLMHLLSDKEVYNRVLIFINSKRLADVVMEKLEEAFPEEFTVIHSNKSQNFRMRSMAEFQASELRGLLTTDIMARGLDISDISHVVNLQFTESPEQYIHRIGRTGRADKEGIAISFVDPKEEEMRLAAEELMERELREMEIPEEVEISDKLMEFEKSKLKAKQLVKVKKPIEKGAAFHEKKDKNQKVNLGGPGKRKPRKTKPRNRAVEAKRAAKRKGL; the protein is encoded by the coding sequence ATGAATACTTTCGAGCAATTTAATCTACCGAAAGCTTTAGATAAAGCCCTTAACGAGCTAAATTTCAAATCTCCTACCCCTATTCAAGCTAAATCTTTTCCTGTTATATTATCAGGTAGAGATATGATGGGTATTGCACAAACTGGTACAGGTAAGACATTCGCTTACTTATTACCTATTTTAAAGCAATGGAAGTTTGCCAAATTTGAAACTCCAAGAGTTGTAATCATTGTACCTACACGTGAGTTAGTGGTGCAAGTAGTTGAAGAAACAGAGAAACTTACTAAATATATGTCAGTTCGTACACTTGGAGTGTACGGAGGTACAAATATCAATACACAACGTAAAGCTGTTTACGAAGGGGTGGACATCCTTGTAGGAACACCTGGACGTATGATGGACCTTGCATTAGACGGGGTACTTCGCTTTGACAACTTACAGAAGTTAGTTATTGATGAATTTGACGAGATCTTAAACTTAGGTTTCCGTACTCAGCTAACATCTATTTTAGCAATGATGAAAAACAAGAAACAAAACATCTTGTTTTCTGCTACAATGACAGAAGAAGTTGATGAAATTCTTGATGACTACTTTGAATTCCCTGAAGAAGTTTCTTTAGCCGCTTCAGGTACTCCATTAGAAAAAATAGACCAACAAGTTTATGTAGTTCCTAACTTCACTACTAAGATGAATTTATTAATGCATCTATTAAGTGACAAAGAGGTATATAACCGTGTTCTTATTTTCATCAACAGTAAACGTCTTGCTGATGTAGTAATGGAGAAATTAGAAGAAGCTTTCCCTGAAGAATTTACTGTTATTCACTCTAATAAGTCTCAGAACTTCCGTATGCGTTCTATGGCTGAATTCCAAGCAAGTGAGTTAAGAGGATTATTAACAACTGATATTATGGCGCGTGGATTAGATATTTCTGATATCTCACACGTTGTTAACTTACAGTTTACAGAGTCTCCTGAGCAATATATTCACCGTATTGGACGTACAGGTCGTGCAGACAAAGAAGGTATCGCTATTTCATTCGTTGACCCTAAAGAGGAAGAAATGAGATTGGCTGCTGAAGAATTGATGGAAAGAGAACTTAGAGAAATGGAAATTCCTGAGGAAGTCGAGATCTCTGATAAATTAATGGAGTTTGAAAAATCAAAACTAAAAGCAAAGCAACTTGTAAAAGTTAAAAAGCCTATTGAAAAAGGCGCTGCTTTCCACGAAAAGAAAGACAAAAACCAAAAAGTAAACTTAGGAGGTCCTGGTAAACGTAAACCAAGAAAAACTAAACCAAGAAATAGAGCTGTTGAAGCTAAAAGAGCTGCTAAACGCAAGGGTCTATAG
- the lon gene encoding endopeptidase La, which translates to MADQKIITLDNLSLQDFVDGDSEFIPIMTSEDEEEMNNEEMPLEIPILPLRNMVLFPGVVIPITAGRDKSIELLNKANKGDKIIGVVAQKDEDVDDPTVNDIYHTGTVARIIKLLKLPDGNITVILQGKKRFDIVEMVEEEPFMKATIKERVETQPKKGDKEFVAIVDSIKELSLEIIKENPNIPSEASFAINNIDSKSFLINFISSNISLTVEQKQNLLCIDNLKDRGLDTLKEMNLELQKLVLRNHIQSKVRIDLDQQQKEYFLHQQMKTIQEELGGFSNEEEFEEMRKKAKNKKWSKEVKERFEKELMKFQRMNPQVAEFGIQRNYLELLLELPWGEYSKDNFDLKNADKVLNKDHYGIEDVKKRVLEHMAVLKLRNDLKSPILCLYGPPGVGKTSIGRSIANALGREYVRISLGGLRDEAEIRGHRKTYIGAMPGRIIQSIKKAKTSNPVFLLDEIDKLSSSHNGDPSSALLEVLDPEQNSDFYDNFLEMGYDLSKVMFIATSNNLGTIQPALRDRMEIIEMTGYTIEEKVEIGKQHLLPKQLKEHGLTTKDLSIGKKQMEFIVSNYTRESGVRGLDKQLAHVARGVAKSIVMEEEYNVKMTEADIRKILGTPRFESDKYENNDVAGVVTGLAWTSVGGDILYIESIVSKGKGDLSITGNLGTVMKESATIALEYIKAHADELGIAQETLDNYKIHIHVPEGATPKDGPSAGITMLTSMVSSFTQKKVKKNLAMTGEITLRGKVLPVGGIKEKILAAKRANIKEIILCKDNRKDIDEIKEEYLKGLTFHYVDRMEEVIELAITDQKVKNAKKFEAVKAK; encoded by the coding sequence AGAGATAAATCAATTGAATTACTGAATAAAGCAAACAAGGGAGATAAAATAATAGGTGTTGTAGCCCAGAAGGATGAAGATGTAGATGACCCTACGGTTAACGATATTTATCATACAGGAACAGTTGCACGTATCATCAAATTATTAAAGCTACCTGATGGAAATATCACTGTGATTTTACAAGGTAAAAAACGTTTTGATATTGTTGAAATGGTAGAAGAGGAGCCTTTTATGAAGGCAACTATCAAAGAACGAGTTGAAACTCAACCTAAAAAAGGAGATAAAGAGTTTGTAGCTATTGTAGATTCGATAAAAGAACTTTCGTTAGAAATCATAAAAGAGAATCCTAATATCCCTTCAGAAGCTTCATTTGCAATTAACAATATTGATAGTAAGTCTTTTTTAATCAATTTTATTTCTTCAAACATTAGTTTGACAGTTGAACAAAAGCAAAACTTATTGTGTATTGATAATTTGAAAGATAGAGGACTTGATACTTTAAAAGAAATGAATTTAGAATTGCAGAAACTTGTTTTACGCAATCATATTCAAAGTAAAGTTCGCATTGATCTTGATCAACAGCAAAAAGAGTATTTCTTACATCAACAAATGAAAACTATTCAAGAAGAGCTTGGAGGCTTTTCAAATGAAGAAGAGTTTGAGGAAATGCGTAAAAAAGCTAAGAATAAGAAATGGAGTAAAGAGGTAAAAGAACGCTTTGAGAAGGAATTAATGAAATTTCAAAGAATGAATCCTCAAGTTGCTGAGTTTGGTATTCAACGCAATTATTTAGAGTTGTTATTGGAGTTACCTTGGGGGGAGTATTCTAAAGATAACTTTGACTTAAAAAATGCAGATAAAGTTTTAAATAAAGACCATTACGGAATTGAAGACGTTAAAAAGCGTGTTCTTGAACATATGGCAGTTCTTAAATTAAGAAATGATTTAAAATCACCTATTTTATGTTTATACGGACCTCCGGGGGTTGGTAAAACATCTATCGGGCGTTCTATTGCGAATGCTTTAGGTAGGGAGTATGTTCGTATTTCTTTAGGTGGATTGAGAGATGAAGCTGAAATTAGAGGACACAGAAAGACGTATATTGGTGCTATGCCAGGACGTATTATACAAAGTATTAAAAAGGCTAAAACGTCAAACCCTGTTTTCTTATTAGATGAAATTGATAAATTGTCATCAAGTCATAATGGAGACCCTTCTTCTGCTTTGTTAGAAGTATTGGATCCTGAACAAAACTCTGATTTCTATGATAACTTCTTAGAAATGGGGTATGATTTGTCTAAAGTTATGTTTATTGCTACTTCTAATAACTTAGGAACTATTCAACCTGCATTGCGTGATCGTATGGAGATTATTGAAATGACAGGATATACGATTGAAGAGAAGGTAGAAATAGGGAAACAGCATTTGTTGCCAAAACAATTGAAAGAGCACGGTTTAACAACTAAAGACTTGTCAATTGGCAAGAAACAAATGGAGTTTATCGTTTCAAATTATACAAGAGAATCTGGTGTACGTGGTTTAGATAAACAGCTTGCACACGTTGCTCGTGGTGTTGCTAAGAGCATTGTAATGGAAGAAGAGTACAATGTAAAAATGACAGAAGCTGATATTCGTAAGATATTAGGAACACCTCGTTTTGAAAGCGATAAATATGAGAATAATGATGTAGCAGGAGTTGTAACTGGTTTAGCTTGGACAAGTGTTGGTGGTGATATTCTGTATATTGAGTCTATTGTTTCTAAAGGAAAAGGTGATTTGTCTATTACGGGTAATTTAGGAACCGTAATGAAAGAGTCTGCTACAATTGCACTTGAGTATATTAAGGCTCACGCAGATGAATTAGGTATTGCTCAAGAGACTCTTGATAATTATAAAATACATATTCACGTTCCTGAAGGAGCAACACCAAAAGATGGACCAAGTGCTGGTATTACAATGTTAACCTCTATGGTGTCTTCTTTTACACAGAAAAAAGTAAAGAAGAACTTAGCGATGACAGGAGAGATTACATTGAGAGGGAAAGTATTACCTGTAGGAGGAATAAAAGAAAAAATACTTGCAGCTAAAAGAGCTAATATCAAGGAAATTATCTTGTGTAAAGACAATAGAAAAGATATTGATGAAATAAAAGAAGAGTATTTAAAAGGATTAACATTCCACTATGTAGATCGTATGGAAGAAGTAATTGAATTAGCAATTACTGATCAAAAAGTAAAGAATGCAAAGAAGTTTGAAGCTGTAAAAGCAAAATAA
- the cmk gene encoding (d)CMP kinase: MKKITIAIDGFSSTGKSTLAKSLAKSLSYVYIDTGAMYRAVTLYAMRKGFIKEGHFDKEALIDSLHLIELHFEYNPERGFAEIYLNHSNVEDIIRTLEVSNFVSQIAEIPEVRRKLVEQQQNLGKSKGVVMDGRDIGTVVFPDAELKIFMTASPEIRAQRRFDELIVKDETIKFEDVFKNVVERDKIDTTRADSPLVMAVDAVEVDNSNLTREEQFDLILELAQNKIK; the protein is encoded by the coding sequence TTGAAAAAGATCACCATAGCGATTGATGGCTTTTCATCTACGGGGAAAAGTACATTGGCAAAATCATTGGCAAAATCACTGAGTTACGTTTATATTGATACAGGAGCTATGTATCGTGCAGTAACTTTATACGCCATGAGAAAAGGCTTTATTAAAGAAGGTCATTTTGACAAAGAGGCATTGATAGATTCCCTTCATTTAATTGAACTTCATTTTGAATATAATCCAGAGCGTGGGTTTGCTGAAATTTATTTAAATCACAGTAATGTAGAGGACATCATTAGAACATTGGAAGTATCTAATTTTGTAAGTCAAATTGCTGAAATACCAGAAGTGCGTAGAAAATTAGTTGAACAACAACAAAACTTAGGTAAATCTAAAGGTGTTGTTATGGATGGTAGAGATATTGGTACTGTCGTTTTTCCAGATGCAGAATTAAAGATATTTATGACTGCTTCTCCTGAGATTAGGGCTCAACGTCGTTTTGATGAGTTAATTGTGAAAGATGAGACAATCAAATTTGAAGATGTTTTTAAAAATGTTGTAGAAAGAGATAAAATTGATACAACAAGAGCAGATTCTCCACTTGTAATGGCTGTAGATGCAGTTGAGGTTGATAACTCAAACCTTACTCGTGAGGAACAATTCGACTTAATTTTAGAATTAGCGCAAAATAAAATTAAGTAG
- a CDS encoding C40 family peptidase — protein sequence MFAYCNLAIVPLRSEPTDRSEMVTQVLFGEHFTILETTEKWSKIELAFDKYQGWIDNKQYQEISEEDFIYLQNTSPILSADLVDFISSQNSQLMAIPLGSCLTGLKKTNINTDQFSYEGMTITGQFTKQTFLKTAFMYLNSPYLWGGKTPFGIDCSGFTQMVYRINGYKIPRDASQQAAIGEALSFIEESEIGDLAFFDNAEGNIVHVGIIMENNYIIHAHGKVRIDRLDHLGIYNIDSGRHTHKLRVIKKII from the coding sequence ATGTTTGCATATTGCAACCTTGCTATCGTACCCCTTCGCTCAGAACCAACTGACCGAAGTGAAATGGTTACACAAGTTTTATTCGGAGAACATTTTACTATTTTAGAAACTACTGAAAAGTGGTCTAAAATAGAATTAGCCTTTGACAAATACCAAGGTTGGATAGATAATAAACAATATCAAGAGATTTCTGAAGAGGATTTTATCTATCTTCAAAACACCTCTCCTATTCTTTCTGCTGATTTGGTAGACTTCATTTCGTCTCAAAATAGCCAACTTATGGCGATTCCTTTAGGAAGTTGTCTTACTGGCTTAAAAAAGACCAATATCAATACAGACCAATTCTCATATGAAGGAATGACTATCACTGGTCAGTTTACCAAACAAACGTTCCTAAAAACTGCGTTTATGTACTTAAATTCCCCTTATTTATGGGGAGGAAAGACTCCTTTTGGAATTGACTGTTCTGGTTTTACACAAATGGTTTACCGTATTAACGGTTATAAAATACCACGTGATGCCTCTCAACAAGCTGCTATTGGTGAAGCTCTTAGCTTTATTGAAGAGAGCGAAATAGGTGATTTAGCTTTCTTTGACAATGCAGAAGGTAATATCGTTCACGTAGGAATTATTATGGAAAACAATTATATCATTCACGCACACGGAAAAGTGCGCATTGATAGATTAGACCATTTAGGTATCTATAATATTGACTCTGGTAGACATACCCATAAACTACGTGTTATTAAGAAAATCATCTAA
- a CDS encoding nucleoside permease: protein MNIKIKLTFMSFMQFFVWGAWLITIGNYWFGTKEWSGSQFGIIFATMGIASIFMPTLAGIVADKWINTERLYGILHILYGVTLFGLVQVDDPGTFFWVMLVAMCCYMPTIALSNSISYDVLKGNGFDVVKDFPPIRVFGTIGFIAAMWMTNLTGNKATEYQFYIAGVGAILLGLYSFTLPKCEPKGEKESGSLMEMLGLNAFKLFGNYKMALFFFFSMFLGAALQLTNAYGDVFLDEFKFFPKYADSLVVKYSTIIMSISQVSETLFILAIPFFLKKYGIKTVMLLSMFAWVLRFGFLGLGDPGTGLWMIIMSCVVYGMAFDFFNISGSLFVEGSTDSSMRSSAQGLFMMMTNGFGAVLGNLVAGRLIDVYFLQRFTDVSSLATYLDTTTDNKTLLSMIAEKGSSVLTDGTLSTVIEIRDWEHIWLTFAAYALTIAILFAVTFKHKHNPEEINM from the coding sequence ATGAATATAAAAATTAAATTGACGTTTATGAGCTTCATGCAATTCTTTGTATGGGGAGCATGGTTAATCACAATAGGGAACTATTGGTTTGGAACAAAAGAGTGGAGTGGTAGTCAATTCGGTATCATTTTCGCAACAATGGGAATTGCTTCTATTTTTATGCCAACACTTGCAGGGATAGTAGCAGATAAATGGATTAATACGGAAAGATTATATGGTATCTTGCATATTCTTTATGGGGTTACTTTATTCGGTTTAGTTCAAGTTGACGATCCAGGAACGTTCTTTTGGGTGATGTTAGTAGCAATGTGTTGTTATATGCCTACTATTGCTTTGAGTAATTCTATTTCTTATGATGTATTAAAAGGAAATGGTTTTGACGTTGTTAAAGACTTCCCACCGATTCGTGTGTTTGGTACAATAGGATTTATTGCTGCAATGTGGATGACAAACCTTACAGGTAATAAAGCAACCGAGTATCAGTTTTATATAGCAGGTGTAGGAGCAATTCTTTTAGGATTGTATTCTTTTACATTACCTAAATGTGAACCAAAAGGAGAGAAAGAAAGTGGTTCATTAATGGAGATGTTAGGATTAAATGCTTTTAAATTGTTTGGAAACTACAAGATGGCATTGTTCTTCTTCTTCTCAATGTTCTTAGGAGCTGCTTTGCAACTAACAAATGCTTATGGAGATGTTTTCTTAGATGAGTTTAAGTTTTTCCCAAAGTATGCTGATTCATTGGTTGTAAAGTATTCTACAATCATTATGTCAATTTCTCAGGTTTCTGAAACGTTATTCATTTTAGCTATTCCTTTCTTCCTTAAAAAATATGGTATCAAAACAGTAATGTTGTTATCAATGTTTGCTTGGGTATTAAGATTCGGTTTCTTAGGATTAGGAGATCCAGGTACAGGATTATGGATGATTATTATGTCTTGTGTTGTCTATGGAATGGCATTTGACTTCTTTAATATATCAGGTTCTTTATTTGTTGAGGGATCTACTGATTCTTCAATGCGTTCATCGGCTCAAGGGTTATTTATGATGATGACTAATGGGTTTGGTGCTGTATTAGGTAACTTAGTAGCAGGACGTCTTATTGATGTATACTTCTTACAACGCTTTACAGATGTAAGTAGTTTAGCTACCTATTTAGATACAACAACAGATAATAAAACATTATTATCTATGATTGCAGAGAAGGGATCTTCTGTTTTAACTGACGGTACATTAAGTACAGTAATTGAAATTAGAGATTGGGAACATATCTGGTTGACTTTTGCTGCTTATGCGTTGACTATTGCAATTCTATTTGCAGTTACATTTAAACATAAACACAATCCTGAAGAGATTAATATGTAA